In the Caenorhabditis elegans chromosome X genome, one interval contains:
- the phf-32 gene encoding Zinc finger PHD-type domain-containing protein (Partially confirmed by transcript evidence): MEMDPKMRGECSSSATSEPDDQNWLWPEQNKCGMCADGGTIIWCETCPASFHAFCLGLKTIPEPEKDTFICHRDKISKNNRLAVPSEGKVFIQNVFLQTMGMLNPMNTKIPEIEAFHETINVANTDIQTSTKNTSLDGKIKQYSDLEERNLDIFIKCCESMLELRKILEAENLDLLPRAGKCGTKRTTVAATLKIIKLRGVYCRKPHI; this comes from the exons ATG GAAATGGATCCAAAAATGAGAGGAGAATGCTCGTCGTCAGCAACATCCGAGCCTGACGATCAAAACTGGCTGTGGCCGGAGCAAAATAAATGCGGCATGTGTgca gatgGCGGAACAATTATATGGTGTGAAACATGTCCTGCTTCATTCCATGCCTTTTGTCTTGGATTAAAAACCATTCCGGAACCGGAGAAGGACACGTTCATTTGTCACAG AGACAAAATAAGTAAAAACAATAGACTGGCAGTACCATCCGAGGGAAAAGTTTTCATACAGAACGTTTTCTTGCAAACTATGGGGATGTTGAATCCTATGAAT actaAAATTCCCGAAATAGAAGCATTCCACGAGACGATAAACGTTGCAAACACCGACATTCAAACTTCGACAAAGAATACCTCGCTTGACGGCAAAATTAAACA ATATAGTGATTTGGAAGAACGTAACCTGGACATTTTCATCAAATGCTGCGAGAGCATGCTGGAACTCAGAAAAATACTGGAAGCTG aaaacctcGATTTGCTTCCGAGAGCTGGAAAATGTGGAACTAAGAGAACAACAGTAGCtgctacactcaaaataataaaactgcgtggcgtgtactgcagaaaacctcatatttag
- the F17A2.16 gene encoding Histone deacetylase 14 (Predicted), which translates to MRFSAVHATQFYYFECTKKQTNTVGIGSKRKRNTVCNEEDTFQEHAVSSYHHRHKRDKIVEKELDVEEEDGEQIVEHNFQSTSSYKLNIKTAAIHQVNHQESDHTRPNKSKDLRSSEDQVLTEDLPAASKTPPASISELDMGEQGAEQRVTRSVHSTSSNELSEPIEVHLLVDKSEVNRHIKSKEHPLLEDQNFTACIPEASPALVPLTTASTPQHLTFKLPQTAALPMSSPEDYLIHTASHIIYRQVAELAKSLEPSALAARDLTFFISHRTQNSTEIQRNAPRAGAPVTNHSSVVQAHLNDPGREMLLPRVRNSSIRLLL; encoded by the exons atgaggttttctgcagtacacgccacgcagttttattattttgagtgtaccAAGAAGCAAACAAACACGGTTGGAATAGGAtccaaaagaaaaagaaatacgGTTTGTAACGAGGAGGACACTTTTCAAGAACATGCAGTTTCAAGTTACCACCACCGACACAAACGTGATAAAATAGTCGAGAAAG AACTTGATGTGGAGGAAGAAGATGGAGAGCAAATAGTGGAACATAACTTCCAGTCCACGAGCTCTTATAAACTCAATATTAAAACTGCGGCGATTCATCAGGTTAATCATCAGGAAAGTGATCACACGCGCCCTAACAAATCAAAGGATCTGCGTTCATCTGAGGATCAAGTTTTGACAGAAGATTTACCAGCCGCATCAAAAACACCACCTGcatcaatttcagaacttgATATGGGAGAACAAGGAGCCGAGCAAAGGGTAACTCGAAGCGTTCATTCCACGAGCTCAAATGAGCTTTCTGAGCCAATTGAAGTTCATCTGCTGGTTGATAAAAGTGAAGTGAACCGCCATATCAAATCAAAGGAGCATCCGCTGTTAGAGGATCAAAATTTTACTGCATGCATTCCGGAAGCATCACCAGCATTGGTACCACTAACGACAGCCTCGACACCACAGCATCTAACCTTTAAACTACCACAAACAGCAGCACTGCCAATGTCTTCACCGGAAGATTATTTGATTCACACTGCCTCCCATATAATTTATAGACAGGTGGCAGAACTAGCAAAAAGTTTAGAGCCAAGCGCTCTAGCTGCGAGAGATTTGACTTTCTTCATATCACACAGAACCCAAAACTCAacagaaattcaaagaaatgcTCCACGAGCTg GGGCACCTGTCACCAATCATTCATCAGTCGTTCAGGCTCATCTTAATGATC CAGGGAGGGAAATGCTTCTCCCGCGTGTACGCAATTCTTCAATTCGGCTGCTGCTATAa
- the xtr-2 gene encoding MX region of TRA-2 Related (Product from WormBase gene class xtr;~Confirmed by transcript evidence): MRVSFVVNNFPTKKKLHNCNFSASLFFKNTSRNHVMSAAKDQQVVGNMDINDIPLEDLKNLNIKTDQKEDEAFKKPFPPSIYKRRASKDHLIKPTDSPSGLHFGPIENSVPIASNNPSKRSKHEPFKFNFPQKMMEYQKDVQNGSSNYEYFHSPMAKNYASAKIGESSRVIRKSPRFLRAQQKVEDDECSSDESLDDSETSEEEDVDSDGECDEEVQAVLDSLEKKKITDGNPIEVEQHKKMDKPQTETVENDNGNVIDVTGMPYTVLHVKGSDTDRFVMYKGSLQKIIAVQTVRHVDYQYQIYIINKNKPIDILFGEVILSSTLGLGEDEATMSRDAQFVNYARNIARRNHFYEDGGTLTEFDNRFLLVKKSRVLNNDDRTFVRNVPRDYKTEPPIIEEVLELTRNCPEKHPKAHLYPPAFSYAMIEYSEDRFWTERTVDVPPGVLVPNGPRRQ, from the exons ATGCGAGTTTCTTTTGTCGTtaacaattttccaacaaaaaaaaaacttcataattgtaatttttcagccagcctttttttcaaaaacacttcTAGAAATCACGTTATGTCGGCTGCGAAGGATCAGCAAGTAGTAGGAAACATGGATATAAACGAT attccacTAGAAGATctcaaaaatctaaacattAAAACGGACCAGAAAGAAGATGAGGCTTTCAAGAAGCCATTTCCGCCAAGTATCTACAAACGACGCGCGTCAAAAGATCATTTGATCAAACCTACCGATTCTCCGTCCGGTCTACATTTTGGACCGATTGAAAACAGTGTTCCAATAGCCTCAAATAATCCTTCAAAGCGTTCAAAGCATGAGCCATTTAAATTCaactttccacaaaaaatgatgGAGTACCAGAAGGACGTTCAAAATGGTTCATCAAACTATGAGTATTTCCACAGTCCTATGGCAAAGAACTACGCCAGTGCCAAAATTGGAGAGTCCAGCAGAGTTATTCGGAAAAGT CCGCGATTCTTGAGAGCTCAGCAGAAAGTGGAGGATGATGAGTGTAGCAGCGATGAATCATTGGATGATTCCGAAACAAGCGAAGAGGAAGATGTAGATAGTG ATGGTGAATGCGATGAGGAGGTTCAAGCGGTTTTGGATAGtctggagaagaagaaaataactGATGGAAATCCAATTGAAGTTGAGCAGCATAAAAAAATGGACAAACCTCAAACGGAAACAGTAGAAAATGATAATGGAAATGTGATAGACGTGACGGGTATGCCTTACACCGTACTACATGTTAAAGGAAGTGACACTGACCGTTTTGTGATGTATAAAGGAAGCCTGCAAAAAATCATTGCAGTCCAGACTGTTCGTCACGTTGATTACCAATACCAAATCTACATCATAAACAAGAACAAGCCAATAGATATTTTATTTGGAGAAGTGATTTTGTCGAGTACCTTAGGTCTTGGAGAAGATGAAGCAACAATGTCTCGTGATGCACAGTTTGTCAATTACGCCAGAAATATCGCTAGGAGAAATCATTTCTATGAAGATGGAGGGACTCTAACTGAATTtgataatcgatttttgttggttaaaaaatcaagagtATTAAACAATGATGACCGAACTTTCGTCAGAAATGTTCCACGGGACTACAAAACCGAACCTCCCATAATAGAAGAAGTTCTTGAGCTCACCCGAAACTGCCCAGAGAAGCATCCAAAAGCCCATTTGTACCCACCAGCGTTCAGTTACGCGATGATCGAATATTCCGAAGATCGTTTTTGGACCGAGCGAACAGTTGATGTTCCTCCCGGAGTTCTTGTGCCCAATGGACCACGTAGGCAGTaa
- the xtr-2 gene encoding MX region of TRA-2 Related (Product from WormBase gene class xtr;~Confirmed by transcript evidence): MSAAKDQQVVGNMDINDIPLEDLKNLNIKTDQKEDEAFKKPFPPSIYKRRASKDHLIKPTDSPSGLHFGPIENSVPIASNNPSKRSKHEPFKFNFPQKMMEYQKDVQNGSSNYEYFHSPMAKNYASAKIGESSRVIRKSPRFLRAQQKVEDDECSSDESLDDSETSEEEDVDSDGECDEEVQAVLDSLEKKKITDGNPIEVEQHKKMDKPQTETVENDNGNVIDVTGMPYTVLHVKGSDTDRFVMYKGSLQKIIAVQTVRHVDYQYQIYIINKNKPIDILFGEVILSSTLGLGEDEATMSRDAQFVNYARNIARRNHFYEDGGTLTEFDNRFLLVKKSRVLNNDDRTFVRNVPRDYKTEPPIIEEVLELTRNCPEKHPKAHLYPPAFSYAMIEYSEDRFWTERTVDVPPGVLVPNGPRRQ; this comes from the exons ATGTCGGCTGCGAAGGATCAGCAAGTAGTAGGAAACATGGATATAAACGAT attccacTAGAAGATctcaaaaatctaaacattAAAACGGACCAGAAAGAAGATGAGGCTTTCAAGAAGCCATTTCCGCCAAGTATCTACAAACGACGCGCGTCAAAAGATCATTTGATCAAACCTACCGATTCTCCGTCCGGTCTACATTTTGGACCGATTGAAAACAGTGTTCCAATAGCCTCAAATAATCCTTCAAAGCGTTCAAAGCATGAGCCATTTAAATTCaactttccacaaaaaatgatgGAGTACCAGAAGGACGTTCAAAATGGTTCATCAAACTATGAGTATTTCCACAGTCCTATGGCAAAGAACTACGCCAGTGCCAAAATTGGAGAGTCCAGCAGAGTTATTCGGAAAAGT CCGCGATTCTTGAGAGCTCAGCAGAAAGTGGAGGATGATGAGTGTAGCAGCGATGAATCATTGGATGATTCCGAAACAAGCGAAGAGGAAGATGTAGATAGTG ATGGTGAATGCGATGAGGAGGTTCAAGCGGTTTTGGATAGtctggagaagaagaaaataactGATGGAAATCCAATTGAAGTTGAGCAGCATAAAAAAATGGACAAACCTCAAACGGAAACAGTAGAAAATGATAATGGAAATGTGATAGACGTGACGGGTATGCCTTACACCGTACTACATGTTAAAGGAAGTGACACTGACCGTTTTGTGATGTATAAAGGAAGCCTGCAAAAAATCATTGCAGTCCAGACTGTTCGTCACGTTGATTACCAATACCAAATCTACATCATAAACAAGAACAAGCCAATAGATATTTTATTTGGAGAAGTGATTTTGTCGAGTACCTTAGGTCTTGGAGAAGATGAAGCAACAATGTCTCGTGATGCACAGTTTGTCAATTACGCCAGAAATATCGCTAGGAGAAATCATTTCTATGAAGATGGAGGGACTCTAACTGAATTtgataatcgatttttgttggttaaaaaatcaagagtATTAAACAATGATGACCGAACTTTCGTCAGAAATGTTCCACGGGACTACAAAACCGAACCTCCCATAATAGAAGAAGTTCTTGAGCTCACCCGAAACTGCCCAGAGAAGCATCCAAAAGCCCATTTGTACCCACCAGCGTTCAGTTACGCGATGATCGAATATTCCGAAGATCGTTTTTGGACCGAGCGAACAGTTGATGTTCCTCCCGGAGTTCTTGTGCCCAATGGACCACGTAGGCAGTaa
- the ceh-40 gene encoding Homeobox protein ceh-40 (Confirmed by transcript evidence) — protein sequence MSEASKSIMDLLSEVVKITDMTMDNEAVNKLKPQIKINPFYRAVQDVLVEQKSKIDLSTKMMKDLEAQENDERLDTMLKAEGVAGPDDSLLRIQEAAGTDQYEYRQQLLKVRRELENETKAFDKHCKKWCEYVEDVLQQQGEFRPITQQSTEKFMNKMSGKFNKVCFVLKQTACEEVIQLKKRYLDARRKRRNFSKTSTEILNEYFLANINHPYPSEEVKQALAMQCNISVAQVSNWFGNKRIRYKKTMAKNEDERRENRKPEDRPPPGAPGAPYSLVPNAFAGMMNPYQMMLPGHQFPIGVAPFNFSMYNPEMMAQYQQSLQNPNQTR from the exons ATGAGTGAGGCGTCAAAATCGATTATGGATCTGCTGTCAGAAGTTGTCAAAATTACCGACATGACTATGGATAATGAAGCTGTCAATAAATT aaaaccacaAATCAAGATCAATCCATTCTACCGAGCCGTACAAGATGTTCTAGTTGAGCAGAAGTCCAAAATCGACCTATCGACAAAGATGATGAAGGATCTTGAAGCACAAGAGAATGATGAACGGCTGGATACCATGCTCAAAGCAGAAGGAGTTGCTGGACCCGATGATAGTTTGTTGCGTATTCAGGAAGCTGCTGGAACTGACCAATACGAGTATCGTCaacaacttttgaaagtgAGACGAGAGCTTGAAAATGAGACAAAAGCGTTTGACAAG CACTGCAAAAAGTGGTGTGAGTACGTTGAAGATGTTCTCCAGCAACAAGGAGAATTCCGTCCAATCACCCAACAG tcaaccGAAAAGTTTATGAACAAGATGTCCGGTAAATTTAACAAGGTCTGTTTTGTACTAAAACAGACTGCCTGCGAAGAAGTTATCCAACTGAAAAAGCGTTATCTGGATGCTCGTCGAAAGAGaagaaatttctcgaaaacttCCACCGAGATTCTCAACGAGTACTTCCTAGCAAACATCAATCATCCATACCCGTCGGAAGAGGTCAAACAGGCCTTAGCTATGCAATGTAACATTAGTGTTGCTCag GTATCAAACTGGTTTGGAAATAAGCGAATTCGCTACAAGAAAACAATGGCTAAGAATGAGGATGAAAGAAGAGAAAACAGAAAACCAGAAGATCGCCCTCCGCCTGGAGCTCCTGGAGCTCCGTATAGTCTGGTACCCAACGCGTTTGCAGGAATGATGAACCCATATCAGATGATGTTACCTGGTCATCAATTTCCCATCGGTGTTGCccctttcaatttttccatgtaCAATCCTGAGATG atggCCCAATATCAACAGTCTCTACAAAACCCAAATCAAACTCGATGA
- the F17A2.13 gene encoding uncharacterized protein (Confirmed by transcript evidence), with amino-acid sequence MSCCNDFSYSNAGIYRQAMEDIMFTPNKDKKKSAFHDETLNSLRKVSRLVQKFESGGTDDETVDETEKEEQGEDVCDGPVFRKESFLKQSQNEEEEEKADVQENFDEQENAKNENDEVFYENENEAKELVETPILRSLSRQFSGLTIIKSHIKKDNLDVESRSPARRETRIMSRRKQESSVSSCSSESSHCSASSSLSKTEKPEPENSNFVNELYYCKLARSQVHHKFEAYFKWKSETLRSIAASVSQMRLDTLNSIIAPHDERVNVLKTIYENCKKGVNKEMDALCCALFDLLDDVDEKSLSIHEEYVAAKYHKKLQSQNC; translated from the exons ATGTCGTGTTGCAATGACTTCTCCTACTCCAACGCTGGAATCTATAGGCAAGCGATGGAGGATATCATGTTTACCCCGAACAAAGATAAAAAGAAGTCAGCCTTTCATGATGAAACTTTAAATAGCCTCCGAAAAGTGAGCAGATTGGTGCAGAAGTTTGAAAGTGGCGGAACTGACGATGAGACTGTTGATGAGACCGAAAAAGAAGAGCAAGGAGAAGATGTGTGCGATGGTCCTGTGTTCAGGAAGGAGTCTTTTCTGAAACAGAGccaaaatgaagaagaagaagaaaaggcagatgttcaagaaaattttgacgAGCAGGAGAatgctaaaaatgaaaacgacgAGGTGTTCTATGAAAACGAGAACGAAGCAAAGGAACTAGTCGAGACCCCCATTCTCCGATCTTTGTCCCGCCAATTTTCTGGCCTAACGATTATCAAGTCTCACATCAAAAAAGACAATCTCGATGTGGAGAGTAGATCTCCAGCTCGTCGTGAGACGAGAATCATGTcaagaagaaaacaagaatCGTCAGTGTCGTCATGCTCATCGGAGAGCTCTCATTGCTCCGCTTCATCGTCTCTCAGTAAGACGGAAAAACCAGAACCTGAGAATAGCAACTTCGTAAACGAACTGTACTACTGCAAATTGGCGAGATCTCAAGTTCACCACAAGTTTGAAGCATACTTCAAGTGGAAATCAGAGA cactcCGATCAATTGCGGCATCGGTTTCACAGATGCGCTTGGACACATTGAATTCGATCATTGCACCACACGATGAACGCGTAAATGTTCTCAAGACAATCTATGAAAATTGCAAGAAGGGAGTAAACAAAGAAATGGATGCACTGTGCTGTGCTCTTTTTGATCTTCTTGATGATGTCGATGAGAAGTCATTATCGATTCACGAGGAATACGTTGCTGCCAAGTACCATAAAAAGTTGCAAAGTCAAAACTGTTAG
- the srd-40 gene encoding Serpentine receptor class delta-40 (Partially confirmed by transcript evidence), which translates to MGADIYRDVLYIFYPIFFIFSTITQLMLIYLIFYHSPTHLKMLKVFLLNTSLFQIILVVVSCSSQFRMITTAIPIELRSYGLLRYLEAWLGYTMYQVLQTSAFMSGMSILITFVFKYELVRQIEFSKSRVTGIILLFHMPIIASMVMEVIMVINQSLPNEIREQYKFLNANAEEYSIVGALSLKTVPSLINFLLISGSVVASPFISFFFREKILRRINSQFYQHSKWKKSQIQVFVKGLTIQAFLPLIFYVPVFGLYFYCILTHTEILFQQYFMTVVPCLPAFFDPMLTLYFVTPYRRRLKIWMRIEKESKVLPVTSLVK; encoded by the exons atgggaGCGGATATTTATCGGGATGTGCTTTATATCTTCTACcctattttcttcattttttcaacaataacACAGTTGatgttaatttatttaattttttaccacTCCCCAACAcatctaaaaatgttaaaagtaTTCTTGTTAAACACAAGTCTTTTCCAAATTATCCTAGTCGTTGTTTCTTGTTCATCTCAGTTTCGAATGATTACAACTGCTATTCCTATTGAACTGAGAAGTTACGGACTGTTAAGATATTTGGAAGCGTGGCTGGGTTATACAATGTATCAAGTTTTACAA ACTTCCGCATTTATGAGTGGCATGTCTATTTTAATAACATTCGTTTTCAAATATGAATTGGTTcgacaaattgaattttcaaaaagtcgagTTACTGGTATTATTTTACTCTTTCACATGCCAATAATAGCATCAATG gttatGGAAGTGATAATGGTGATAAATCAGTCGTTGCCAAATGAAATCAGAGAACAGTACAAGTTTCTCAATGCAAACGCCGAAGAGTACTCAATCGTTGGAGCGCTTAGCCTGAAAACAGTACCAAGTCTaataaattttctgttaatttcTGGATCTGTAGTAGCCTCTCCGTTCATTAGCTTCTTTTTTCGAGA gaaaattttacGACGTATCAATTCACAGTTTTATCAACATTCGAAATGGAAAAAGTctcaaattcaagtttttgtgaAA ggacTTACAATTCAAGCATTTCTTCCGCTCATATTTTATGTGCCAGTATTTGGTCTCTACTTCTATTGCATTTTAACTC ATACAGAAATACTAtttcaacaatattttatGACAGTGGTCCCTTGCTTGCCAGCTTTTTTTGATCCAATGCTGACTTTGTATTTTGTGACGCCTTATAGAAGACGACTAAAAATTTGGATGAGAATTGAGAAAGAATCAAAAGTGCTACCAGTCACATCGCTTGTCAAGTAA
- the srd-41 gene encoding Serpentine receptor class delta-41 (Predicted), with protein sequence MPSSEDYRQFLEVFYPFFLITSLISQLFVIYFILNYTPKQLQTLRYILVNTCVFQVIHVSACYLMQFRQVSNLVPMEVWSYGYGRHFEAFVGYSLYHVVQTSTVASGISVVMTLFLKYEAARNVKLTSWKRYLIITCILLPLVTSVTLEIILIITQSLPNEIRERYKLINVDVKDHSVVGTLNFKVLASQVNVCIMSSSVVMLPIIGLSSRRKLLEHIQKTSDRVSQTKNSQNKMFVKGVILQTFLPLCFYCPISSIYFYCIVTHEEILFQQYFMFLIPAFPALFDPYITLYFITPYRNRVKIWLRMNKVSPKSVTLINVNCNY encoded by the exons ATGCCCTCTAGTGAAGATTATCGGCAATTTCTAGAAGTGTTCTATCCATTTTTTCTTATCACGTCACTGATTAGTCAATTATTTGtgatttatttcattttgaacTACACTCCAAAACAGTTACAAACACTGCGGTATATACTAGTGAACACTTGCGTTTTTCAAGTAATCCACGTATCTGCTTGCTACTTGATGCAGTTTCGTCAAGTTTCTAACTTAGTTCCCATGGAAGTATGGAGTTATGGATATGGCCGACATTTCGAAGCATTTGTTGGTTATTCATTGTATCATGTTGTACAA ACATCAACGGTTGCCAGTGGCATTTCAGTAGTAATGACGTTGTTCCTAAAGTACGAAGCAGCTAGAAATGTAAAGCTCACAAGTTGGAAGCGATATTTGATAATTACATGTATCCTTTTACCATTAGTCACTTCTGTG acactGGAAATAATTCTTATAATCACGCAATCTCTTCCTAATGAAATACGTGAACGCTACAAACTTATTAATGTCGACGTCAAAGATCATTCGGTAGTAggaactttgaattttaaagttctTGCAAGTCAAGTTAATGTATGCATAATGTCATCGTCTGTAGTTATGTTGCCAATTATTGGGTTAAGCTCTCGAag GAAATTACTGGAGCATATTCAGAAAACAAGTGATAGAGTGTCTCAGaccaaaaattcacagaataAGATGTTTGTGAAG GGTGTAATACTTCAAACATTTCTTCCATTGTGCTTCTACTGCCCTATATCATCCATTTATTTCTACTGCATAGTCACAC atgaagaaATCCTCTTCCAGCAATATTTCATGTTCTTGATCCCAGCATTTCCTGCATTATTCGATCCTTATATCACTTTGTATTTTATTACACCATATAGAAATCGTGTAAAAATTTGGCTGCGCATGAATAAGGTGTCTCCAAAGTCTGTTACGTTAATAAATGTAAATTGCAactattaa
- the srd-45 gene encoding Serpentine receptor class delta-45 (Partially confirmed by transcript evidence), which translates to MYRTVLSVFYPMFFILVIPSLILLIFIILRYSPDCFQTFKYILLVTCISQIVAVTTNCLIQIRQVSNLTPMEIWCYGPLRHFTALIAYSTYFLTQTAVVISNVLIFLTIYLKYLATKINTRKTCNYGVTFFILSPIFIALGAQTSLILTEGIPSENQDHLEKINFDISDHAVIGYIRLKTLPSIIITFVITGTILILPAVGLLLRKKTLRNINSNKFSITKKALIKGFINGVTLQVFLPLICYIPVFGSFLVLAETKTEVPFEQYFFSVLVMLPMLFDPYIILYSVAPYRKQIEKWIKTKRRQSILIVDPAARIGF; encoded by the exons ATGTACAGAACTGTCTTATCGGTTTTCTACCCAATGTTTTTCATACTCGTTATTCCAAGTCTAATATTGCTAATTTTCATTATATTACGATATTCACCTGActgttttcaaacattcaaatatattttattagttacTTGCATTTCTCAAATAGTTGCAGTCACTACAAATTGCCTTATTCAAATCCGTCAGGTTTCCAATTTAACCCCTATGGAAATTTGGTGCTATGGGCCATTGAGACACTTCACTGCGTTAATTGCTTATTCTACTTATTTTCTCACGCAG ACTGCCGTTGTAATTAGTAAtgtattaatatttttaacaatttatttgaaataccTTGCAACAAAAATCAACACAAGAAAAACCTGCAATTATGGCgttacatttttcattttatcacCAATTTTTATAGCACTG ggtGCACAAACTAGTCTCATCCTAACGGAAGGGATACCATCTGAAAATCAGGAccatcttgaaaaaattaattttgatatcTCTGATCATGCAGTTATTGGTTACATTCGTTTGAAAACTCTACCCAGCATTATAATTACATTTGTGATAACTGGAACAATTTTAATACTGCCAGCTGTGGGATTATTATTGAGGAA GAAAACGCTGCGCAACATAAACTCAAATAAGTTCTCCATCACCAAGAAAGCTTTAATAAAAGGTTTTATTAAC GGTGTCACACTCCAAGTGTTCCTCCCATTAATTTGCTACATTCCggtttttggaagttttcttgTGCTAGCCGAAACAA agacgGAAGTTCCTTTTGAACAATATTTCTTCTCAGTATTGGTTATGTTACCAATGTTATTTGATCCGTACATTATACTTTACTCCGTGGCTCCTTACCGAAAGCAAATTGAAAAGTGGATAAAGACAAAAAGGCGCCAGTCTATTTTGATTGTGGATCCAGCTGCAAGAATTGGCTTTTGA
- the srd-46 gene encoding Serpentine receptor class delta-46 (Predicted): MLHIFLSYFYIIFFLIVFPTQLLLLYVIIFHSPKHLKTLKRIFLCNCSCQIFSMITLVLLQARQVSNLNPVELWCYGPLRYLDAIVAYTMYVLCEGTVLMSSILIFITMYVKYEAVRSIHRERSAKFSVIILSLSPLFITMSAEAYLTIEYHLPIEYQEKFSAINSNLGDHTVIGYIALDNIPAQIVFCTICGFFVIFPLIMFCLRRNIILFINSKLDLSSTTMRQQNRALINGLTLQAFLPLFCVCPIFICSFVALITKTEILLEQYFVSVVLLLPTFFEPYITFYTVSHYRKQVRIWLGKENMGSMMLVVSVSRL; encoded by the exons atgttacatatttttctatcatatttctatattatttttttcttaattgtATTTCCAACACAACTACTTTTGCTCtatgtaataatttttcattctccaaaacatttgaaaactttgaaaaggaTTTTCCTTTGTAACTGTAgctgtcaaattttttccatgaTAACGTTAGTCTTGTTGCAAGCGCGCCAGGTTTCCAATTTGAATCCTGTGGAATTATGGTGTTATGGTCCCTTAAGATATTTAGATGCAATTGTTGCATACACTATGTACGTATTGTGTGAG GGGACTGTTTTGATGAGCAGCATTCTGATCTTTATCACAATGTATGTCAAATACGAAGCTGTAAGAAGTATACACAGAGAAAGATCAGCAAAGTTTTCCGTTATTATTTTATCATTGTCCCCTCTTTTCATAACCATG TCAGCTGAAGCATATTTAACGATAGAATATCACTTACCCATTGAATATCAAGAGAAGTTCAGTGCTATCAACTCCAACCTCGGCGATCATACTGTCATAGGATACATTGCTTTGGACAACATTCCTGCTCAAATTGTGTTTTGCACCATTTGTGGATTTTTCGTGATATTTCCTTTGATTATGTTTTGTTTGAGAAG aAATATCATCTTGTTCATCAATTCAAAGTTGGATTTGTCGTCGACAACAATGCGGCAACAAAATAGAGCGCTtataaat gGTTTGACGCTTCAAGCTTTTCTCCCACTCTTTTGCGTTTGCCCTATATTCATATGCTCTTTTGTGGCCCTCATTACAA AGACAGAAATACTACTTGAACAATATTTTGTAAGCGTTGTGTTGTTGCTTCCTACATTTTTCGAACCTTATATAACATTTTACACAGTGTCTCATTATAGAAAACAAGTCAGAATATGGCTGGGAAAAGAGAATATGGGATCAATGATGCTTGTAGTGTCTGTATCAAGattatga